In Streptomyces sp. NBC_00683, the DNA window TCGCGCTGGTCGGCGGATCGTCGGCCCTCGTGCTGTACGCGTCGTTCGCCTGGCTCGGGGAGTCGCGCTACGCACTGGTGGGGTTCTCGATGGCGATCGGGATCCTGATCGGCGCGGAGATCCCGCTGCTGATGACGCTGATCCAGCGGGTCGACCGGCAGGACGCGGGCGGGGCCGTCGCCGATCTCTTCGCCGCCGACTACGTGGGCGCCCTGGTCGGCGGGCTCGCGTTCCCGTTCCTGCTGCTGCCGATGATGGGGCAGCTCACCGGGGCGCTGTTCACGGGCTCCGTCAACGCGGCGGCGGGCGGTGCGCTGGTGCTCTGGGTGTTCCGGCGGGACCTCGGCACCCGCGAGCGCTGGCTGCTGATCGCCGCCAACGCCGTGGTGATCACGGTGCTGGCCACGGCCACGGTCCTGGCCGACGACTTCGAGAGGGCGGCCCGGCGTGCGGTGTACGGGGACGAGGTGCGGGTCGCCGTGCAGACCGAGGTGCAGGAGGTCGTCCTCACCGGCGCGGGGCGGGGCTCGCTCGACCTCTATCTGGACGGCCGGCTGAGGGTCAGCTCGCGCGACGAGTACCGCTACCACGAGGCGCTGGTGCACCCGGCGATGAAGGGCCGGCACGAGAGGGTGCTGATCCTCGGCGGGGGCGACGGGCTGGCCGCCCGCGAGGTGCTGCGCTATCCCGACGTCGAGTCCGTCGTGGTGGTCGAGCTCGACCCGGCCGTCACCCGGTTGGCCCGTACGGACCCTGCGCTTTCCGGGCTGAACGGGCACGCGTACCGGGATCCGAGGCTGACAGCGGCCGACGGGGACGCGTTCAACTGGCTGCGGGCCACGGGGGAGCGCTACGACGTGGTGATCTCGGACCTTCCCGACCCGGGGATCACGGCCAGTACGAAGCTCTACTCGGCGGAGTTCTACGGCCTGATCGAGGAGGCCCTGGAGCCGGGTGGCCGGCTGGTGGTGCACGCGGGGCCGCTGGGCAGCAGGCCGGAGACGTTCTGGACGGTGGAGGCGTCGATGAGGGCGGGCGGCCTGGCGACCCGCCCGTACCGCATCGAGGGCAGGCTCACCGGGTTCGCCGCGGGCCCGGACCGGGCCACGGGCGGGTCGCAGGCGCCGCACGACTGGGGTTTCGTGCTCGCCGCTCCGCGTGCGGTGGG includes these proteins:
- a CDS encoding polyamine aminopropyltransferase, with amino-acid sequence MIDQQVSLRGGAARLPVRPRTGRFLVLAVVFICAACGLVYELELVALASYLIGDSVTQASVVLSVMVFAMGIGSLLAKRLRSRAAVGFGLIEAALALVGGSSALVLYASFAWLGESRYALVGFSMAIGILIGAEIPLLMTLIQRVDRQDAGGAVADLFAADYVGALVGGLAFPFLLLPMMGQLTGALFTGSVNAAAGGALVLWVFRRDLGTRERWLLIAANAVVITVLATATVLADDFERAARRAVYGDEVRVAVQTEVQEVVLTGAGRGSLDLYLDGRLRVSSRDEYRYHEALVHPAMKGRHERVLILGGGDGLAAREVLRYPDVESVVVVELDPAVTRLARTDPALSGLNGHAYRDPRLTAADGDAFNWLRATGERYDVVISDLPDPGITASTKLYSAEFYGLIEEALEPGGRLVVHAGPLGSRPETFWTVEASMRAGGLATRPYRIEGRLTGFAAGPDRATGGSQAPHDWGFVLAAPRAVGPLGLDGRVPGPRSLGERELLAAERSAQRVRLRGAMPSTLVHPRYWEEP